From the genome of Arthrobacter sp. ERGS1:01:
AACGGGAGGCCGCCCGGATGCGACGCCAGATCGGGATGGTCTTCCAGCATTTCAATCTCTTCACGCATATGACCGTGCTGGAGAAACGTCACTTACGGGCCCCGCCGCGTCCTCGGGCTGTCCAAGGCCGAGGCCATCACCCAGGGACGTGATTCATTGTCCAAGGTGGGACTGGCGGAGAAGGCCAAGGCGTACCCCGCGCAGCTCTCCGGCGGGCAACAACAACGCGTGGCCATTGCCCGGTCCCTGGCCATGAAACCAAAGCTGATGCTCTTCGACGAGCCCACCAGTGCTCTTGACCCGGAACTCGTTGGCGATGTTCTCACCGTCATGAAGCACGTCGCCGAAGAAGGCATGACCATGATTGTCGTCACCCATGAGATCGGGTTCGCCCGTGAGGTTGCCGACCGGGTCGTGTTCATGGATGAGGGGCGGGTTATTGAACACGGCCCCGCAGCAACCGTGCTGACAGCCCGCAACACGAGCGGACCGCGAACTTCCTCCGCCATGTCAAATGAGCGTTCATGGATGGCGTACGCCGGTCCATACATGAGAACCGAGGGGCCTGACTCGTCAGGAGGCGCTCCGGACTGCAACGGTAGGGCGGACTACCGCCTCGCCCGGTGCCTATACATCAGCCGATAGTCTGAGGACTCCGGCCCAGCCCGTCCCGTCAGACCAGCAAAGAGGAGCCTTCAAGAGTGTCCACCTTGGAAACACCGCCCACCGCCGTTACCCCACAAAGTCGGCTAGAGATCCCGGGAACCCAGCCGGTGCCAGCTGCCCCTGCTGCCCGGTCCCTGACCATTTCGGCCTATACCAAGATCCGGGACCGGATCATCAGCGGAGAGCTGGCTCCGGGGACCTGGCTCCGGGAAAGGGAACTGTCCGCCGAGCTGAAGGTTTCACGGGTTCCCGTGAGGGAGGCTCTCTT
Proteins encoded in this window:
- a CDS encoding amino acid ABC transporter ATP-binding protein is translated as MGLAEKAKAYPAQLSGGQQQRVAIARSLAMKPKLMLFDEPTSALDPELVGDVLTVMKHVAEEGMTMIVVTHEIGFAREVADRVVFMDEGRVIEHGPAATVLTARNTSGPRTSSAMSNERSWMAYAGPYMRTEGPDSSGGAPDCNGRADYRLARCLYISR